One segment of Geomonas ferrireducens DNA contains the following:
- a CDS encoding LysR family transcriptional regulator yields MDFVTLKTLIVSVECGSFSKAAEILCVTQSAVSRRIKLLEDHYEQLLLDRSGMSLRPTAAGQLLLDRARQVLKIEQDFLHDLEVLASKRKISFCCTPPFGMSYLPDVFTRFMSRNSGTSDLSFVFDMPEGALKGLKENVYDLVLIEFCEDLNLEEFDNYTLPDDEMVFVSAPGFGIEEKVVGIERVLGERLYCKKSGCCARRFLEKSMADLSRDAGEFRNTIFFDDIPFIIRAVMSGEGITFISRSLVAPHLAEGSLIAHHVEGFAPSRPRRLVLQKNKNLDPSMFDLIAGIFLRFSITPPASLVSR; encoded by the coding sequence ATGGATTTCGTCACTCTAAAAACCCTCATCGTGTCAGTTGAGTGCGGCAGCTTTTCCAAAGCGGCCGAGATTCTCTGTGTGACGCAGTCAGCGGTATCAAGAAGGATCAAGCTCCTCGAGGACCACTATGAGCAGTTGCTCCTGGACCGGTCCGGAATGTCCCTGCGCCCTACCGCGGCGGGGCAGTTGCTCCTTGACAGGGCCCGTCAGGTCCTGAAAATCGAACAGGATTTCCTGCACGACCTCGAGGTCCTTGCCAGTAAGCGGAAGATCTCCTTCTGCTGTACGCCCCCCTTCGGCATGTCGTACCTTCCCGACGTTTTCACCCGCTTCATGTCCCGCAACTCCGGCACCAGCGACCTCAGCTTCGTCTTCGATATGCCGGAAGGGGCGCTCAAGGGGCTGAAAGAAAACGTGTACGATCTGGTGCTGATCGAATTCTGCGAGGACCTGAACCTCGAGGAGTTCGATAACTACACCCTTCCCGACGACGAGATGGTCTTCGTGAGCGCCCCCGGCTTCGGCATTGAGGAAAAGGTGGTGGGGATTGAGAGGGTATTGGGGGAGCGGCTTTACTGCAAGAAGAGCGGCTGCTGCGCACGCCGCTTCCTGGAAAAGAGCATGGCGGACCTCAGCAGGGATGCGGGCGAATTCCGCAACACCATATTCTTCGACGACATCCCTTTCATCATCAGGGCGGTCATGTCAGGCGAGGGTATCACCTTCATCTCGCGCAGCCTGGTTGCGCCGCATTTGGCCGAGGGTTCGCTCATCGCCCACCACGTGGAAGGCTTCGCTCCGTCGCGCCCACGGCGCCTTGTCCTGCAGAAAAACAAGAACCTCGACCCCTCCATGTTCGACCTGATCGCCGGGATCTTCCTCAGGTTCTCCATCACCCCTCCCGCGTCACTCGTCTCCCGCTAG
- the extH gene encoding selenite/tellurite reduction operon rhodanese-like protein ExtH has product MSEKMMKKSRVLLFTLLGVVAVAALSMWGCGHTSYDTPAEKVVTTKTPTALITAADLDGWIKAGLVNKQGGYDRVVILDVSNNETDTSNKYYTVGHIPGAQLISAGSAAFMDNTRAEGPFNVTGSMVCTGATIDALIQGAGIDENTTIVITNNATNTVNVARAYTTLRYWGFPKNRLKVLQGGNAEWVTAGHALTKTVPTITRSTFGVAQNGTTRVNTDMRVALPEMIAYVQGIVAGNADNVTLIDTVRGASNPSATISSTTDLLVSGNAFTPFDGAIKGSFSYGAPAMVSPANTLYFKDADTIKADLANALGTNGVAKLDAAGRDATKTFISFCRAGNYASVGFFALDGIAYYDDPNVTVKWYDGSYGQWNLCASSDHTAVDTTGATVNAGGKLAVGSIWDTTSLMDNLTWNVGRTTVVNGVTVQRQIVNYASRVYTVEPSFADGNQIEAADLAYRSTVTRATSGGSTGGGGGC; this is encoded by the coding sequence ATGTCGGAAAAGATGATGAAGAAGAGCAGAGTGCTGCTGTTCACGCTGCTCGGCGTTGTTGCCGTTGCGGCTCTTTCCATGTGGGGGTGTGGTCACACCAGCTATGACACCCCCGCCGAGAAAGTAGTGACGACCAAGACTCCTACCGCGCTGATCACCGCAGCCGACCTGGACGGGTGGATTAAAGCGGGCTTGGTCAACAAACAGGGCGGCTACGACCGCGTCGTGATTCTCGATGTATCCAATAACGAAACGGACACCTCCAACAAGTATTATACCGTCGGGCACATTCCCGGCGCCCAGTTGATCTCCGCGGGGTCCGCAGCCTTTATGGACAACACCCGGGCCGAAGGGCCGTTCAACGTGACCGGCAGCATGGTCTGCACCGGTGCGACCATTGACGCCCTGATCCAAGGCGCGGGGATCGACGAGAACACCACTATCGTCATCACCAACAACGCCACCAATACCGTCAACGTGGCCCGCGCTTACACGACACTGCGCTACTGGGGCTTCCCCAAGAACCGTCTCAAGGTTCTGCAGGGTGGTAATGCGGAGTGGGTTACCGCCGGCCATGCCCTGACCAAGACCGTCCCGACCATCACCAGGTCGACTTTCGGGGTGGCTCAGAATGGCACCACCAGGGTCAACACCGATATGCGAGTCGCTCTGCCTGAGATGATCGCTTACGTGCAGGGGATAGTCGCCGGTAATGCCGACAACGTCACCCTCATCGACACGGTGCGCGGGGCATCGAACCCTTCTGCCACCATCTCTTCGACTACGGACCTGCTGGTGAGCGGGAACGCGTTCACCCCCTTCGACGGCGCGATCAAGGGGTCGTTCTCCTACGGAGCCCCGGCAATGGTCTCGCCGGCCAACACGCTCTACTTCAAGGATGCCGACACTATCAAGGCTGATCTCGCCAATGCCCTCGGTACGAATGGCGTGGCAAAACTGGACGCAGCGGGCCGTGACGCCACCAAGACCTTCATCTCCTTCTGCCGCGCCGGCAACTACGCCTCGGTCGGGTTCTTCGCCCTGGACGGCATCGCCTATTATGACGATCCCAACGTGACCGTTAAGTGGTACGACGGCTCCTACGGCCAGTGGAACCTCTGCGCTTCGTCGGACCACACGGCCGTAGACACCACCGGGGCAACGGTTAATGCTGGCGGCAAACTGGCAGTCGGCTCCATCTGGGACACGACCTCTCTCATGGACAACCTGACCTGGAACGTAGGCCGGACCACCGTGGTGAACGGCGTCACCGTCCAGCGGCAGATCGTCAACTACGCTTCCCGCGTCTATACCGTCGAGCCCAGTTTCGCGGACGGCAACCAGATAGAGGCCGCAGACCTGGCCTACCGCAGCACGGTGACCCGTGCGACGAGCGGCGGAAGTACTGGCGGCGGTGGGGGCTGCTAA